A portion of the Pseudoalteromonas luteoviolacea genome contains these proteins:
- a CDS encoding FAD-dependent oxidoreductase: MKKIIVIGGGLAGGLTAIYLAKRGYDVHIIEKRGNPLQSQADYIDQVSSRAIGVSMTVRGIEAVVAAGIPVEELQACGVEVSGMSFFIKGEPKTRELPPLDKLKPLSLSRSAFQVLLNKYAELAGVHYHYDQRCIEVNLDSSSVMTKDSNNNFVTHKGDLLIGADGARSCVREAMQSNCRRFEFHQSFFKHGYKTLVVPDASKVGLRKDLLYFFGMDSGGQFAGRAATIPDGSISFAVCLPYTGQVSLHSDDSTAMRAFFDQYYPMVPEDIRQNMFEQFMVKPSNDLINVRSSTFHYKNTALLIGDSAHATAPFLGQGMNMALEDAYVLDTLFEQYGDDFDKVLSEFTELRKIEADAMQDMARANYEVLSCSDPIFFMRARFARYMNQKFPDHYPPDMAEKLYFTSMRYSELRDKQEKQNVWYKIGRMN; this comes from the coding sequence ATGAAGAAAATAATCGTCATTGGCGGCGGTCTAGCCGGTGGCCTGACAGCCATATACTTAGCAAAACGTGGATACGATGTACACATCATAGAAAAACGTGGAAACCCCCTACAGAGCCAGGCCGACTATATTGACCAAGTTAGCTCACGCGCCATTGGTGTAAGTATGACAGTAAGAGGGATTGAAGCCGTTGTCGCTGCGGGGATCCCTGTTGAGGAATTACAAGCATGTGGCGTTGAAGTATCTGGTATGTCATTTTTTATCAAAGGTGAGCCTAAAACACGTGAGCTGCCGCCACTTGATAAGCTAAAACCATTGTCATTAAGCCGCAGCGCATTTCAAGTTTTACTCAATAAATACGCAGAACTAGCAGGCGTTCATTACCACTATGACCAGCGTTGTATTGAAGTTAACTTAGACAGCAGCTCAGTCATGACCAAAGACAGTAATAACAACTTTGTGACCCACAAAGGTGACTTATTGATCGGCGCTGATGGCGCGCGTTCATGTGTTCGCGAGGCCATGCAATCAAACTGTCGCCGCTTTGAGTTCCATCAATCTTTCTTCAAGCATGGTTACAAAACGCTCGTGGTTCCTGACGCCTCAAAAGTGGGTTTACGTAAAGACTTACTCTACTTCTTTGGTATGGATTCTGGTGGCCAATTTGCAGGCCGAGCAGCCACCATACCTGATGGCAGTATTAGTTTTGCGGTGTGCTTACCTTATACAGGACAAGTGAGCTTACACAGTGATGACAGCACTGCGATGCGAGCATTTTTCGACCAGTACTACCCTATGGTCCCAGAAGATATTCGCCAAAATATGTTCGAGCAATTTATGGTGAAACCAAGCAACGACTTAATTAATGTTCGTTCTTCTACCTTCCACTATAAAAACACTGCGCTTCTGATTGGTGATTCAGCGCATGCCACAGCACCATTTTTGGGCCAAGGTATGAATATGGCACTTGAAGATGCATACGTGTTAGATACTTTATTTGAGCAATATGGCGATGACTTTGACAAGGTACTGAGTGAATTCACTGAGCTTCGCAAAATCGAGGCGGATGCAATGCAAGATATGGCGCGTGCAAACTACGAAGTCCTTAGTTGCTCTGATCCAATATTCTTTATGCGAGCACGATTTGCCCGTTACATGAACCAGAAGTTTCCAGACCATTACCCGCCGGATATGGCAGAAAAATTATATTTCACTTCGATGCGTTACAGTGAACTTAGAGACAAGCAAGAAAAGCAAAACGTTTGGTATAAAATAGGGAGAATGAATTAA
- a CDS encoding tryptophan hydroxylase, whose amino-acid sequence MKILVVGAGPSGLMFASETKKLKPEWDIRVIEKNHPDANVVGWGVVLPGRAPHHPANPLSYLANHETLDAQYLEDFKLTHHNQSALKSTGVTLCGAERKSMVRELRQLCVSLGITIDYEQPALEDAELLCNDYDLVVVSNGINHTTTYYRDALKPKIEFGKNRYMWYGTPKTFDAMNLIFKSHSKGIFVAHSYKYSSTMSTFVVECSEETYQKSGLDEMSAQDAEKFIASVFEDDLDGNPVMAQEGLKWRNFMTLSHEQAFDGNVALLGDALQSGHFSIGHGTTMAVVGAQILVKAVYDNPDNVQAALTDFNQHVMPIMRLFDQHATISRLWFETVEDRMHLSPPEIAQSFADRRSELPPLPAALGQALERALARGEK is encoded by the coding sequence ATGAAGATTTTAGTTGTTGGTGCAGGCCCATCAGGCCTGATGTTCGCAAGTGAAACAAAAAAATTAAAACCAGAGTGGGATATTCGCGTCATTGAAAAGAATCACCCTGATGCAAACGTTGTTGGCTGGGGTGTGGTATTACCAGGCCGTGCCCCGCACCATCCTGCGAATCCTCTGTCTTACCTAGCTAATCATGAAACGCTAGACGCGCAGTACTTAGAAGACTTTAAGCTCACTCACCATAACCAAAGTGCGCTCAAAAGTACCGGCGTGACACTATGTGGTGCAGAGCGAAAGTCTATGGTGAGAGAACTTAGACAACTTTGCGTCAGCCTAGGAATTACCATTGACTATGAACAGCCAGCCCTTGAAGATGCTGAATTGCTATGCAATGACTATGATTTAGTCGTGGTCTCAAATGGTATCAACCACACCACCACATATTATCGTGATGCACTAAAGCCAAAAATTGAGTTCGGTAAAAACCGCTATATGTGGTATGGCACACCCAAGACATTTGATGCCATGAACCTGATTTTTAAATCGCATTCAAAAGGTATTTTTGTAGCACACTCTTATAAATACTCAAGCACTATGAGTACATTCGTGGTCGAATGTAGCGAAGAGACCTATCAAAAATCCGGCCTAGATGAGATGTCAGCACAAGACGCTGAAAAGTTCATCGCATCAGTTTTTGAAGATGACTTAGACGGCAATCCTGTAATGGCGCAAGAAGGCTTAAAGTGGCGTAACTTTATGACTCTTAGCCACGAACAAGCGTTTGATGGCAATGTCGCACTACTCGGTGACGCGCTGCAGTCTGGTCACTTCTCAATCGGTCACGGTACAACCATGGCGGTGGTTGGTGCACAGATCTTAGTAAAGGCCGTGTATGATAACCCAGACAACGTGCAAGCAGCATTAACTGACTTCAACCAGCATGTAATGCCTATCATGCGCTTATTTGACCAACATGCCACTATCAGTCGCTTATGGTTTGAAACCGTTGAAGACAGAATGCATTTATCACCACCAGAAATTGCACAGAGCTTTGCAGATCGCCGCAGCGAATTGCCGCCGCTGCCAGCTGCTCTTGGTCAAGCACTAGAGAGAGCGCTGGCTCGTGGAGAGAAGTAA
- a CDS encoding glutamate synthase-related protein produces MKRYLFDKDLDKSSCGVGFITHKQSLKTHQLIQHAHQALCMIPHRGGMNAEGIGDGAGVNIDLSLTFFRKVTQHSNLELGEFGVANFFLPNDIANREEAISLINRVLTEHKLEVITTRDVETDSSVLNPDSQKAQLVIKQFVFTRPVHISSQSVFESLIHQALEDIELHAFTTESLRGLYPLSMSSQTQVLKGRLNSWEVIPYFKDLSDPEQQVHTLFFHTRFSTNTAPNPMFAQPFRRMAHNGELNTDRKNRLSENAIAKYKNKRLIFPAGQSDSARLDQTLARRVIEDDMPIDVAALAMMPPAWENDESLSKPVRAMLEYFSLYEEKNDGPAAFIFGDGVKVGARLDRLGLRPLRSVETHDYLAVMSEAGQIDFPEEEIVRRGRIEAGGMIVFDHQHKEIKLTAQILEELAAEHDYTALLDKARLTLEEIPAVECSDLTQNAQLNIAAQHVAYSMNQESFKFMLDPMLQDGSEKISAMGYGLAPNVLTREEGGVSRYFSQRFAQVTNPPLDSIREVDGMTLRVALGAKPNISPTSHRQIVLNSPLLKPQDLAKITTQTALKVSTLPMLFNVDPEHIDHQQQLLDALKTLACRAEQLAQDGCDIIILSDQAVTHQQAAIPALLAVATINQKLIAEGLRFNTSLVCHTGQAASTHDLACLLGFGASAVCPITVYNRAVELFENEQAVLDALARYQKAAEKALMKTMGKFGLCTVESYIGGEFFEANFIDTHDPLLKVIFPNIHSPVGGARFKDLVESAVSWHKKVFEVQAEDQIPVLGLFKERAQGAGHSFGTTAVREYINMTEEKIQYIDESQLESTDTGVILPDDDGYKDLGFEARTPEQIAQFKITQAYREFSHNLLIERHHRPAALRDVLALPLDFTQLNNTQAFIDALKLIEISGSFQVHVRGLNVEPIAQHKWLLSHSANNTDTNHCLAEALNQLFKTEVYEVLPANDKILIETRTNSTLDKLCSKLISGADQISLTDVQPAHEITATFASGAMSHGALVEKAHEAVAQGTNIAGAMSNSGEGGENSRRYNTVKASKIKQFASGRFGVWTGYLADPALQEIEIKIGQGAKPGEGGQLPAPKVNVVIAAARGGTPGVELVSPPPHHDTYSIEDLGQLIHDAKAARVRVIVKLVSSEGIGTIAVGVAKAGADVINVAGNTGGTGAAQVTSLKHTGRAADIGIAEVHQALAENGLRDKITLRCSNAHQTGSDVVKSAMLGGDSFEFGTTALMMLKCVMAKNCNLKCPAGLTTNPEVYRGDPRALAQYFMNVAHEVREILASIGYRSLAEIRGRSDLLHLVSHPAMVGKLDMTAMLKPAQEIKITTPIYLEANFDIDSTWLQQLESHFLATKLTQFESEPVKLNNCNKTVGGQLAIDIERILNYRLSDTDIENHPAIMCLENGRKTLKPNSIKLHTTGSAGQSYGAFNNSGMLLRHIGTCNDGVGKGASGGQIIVSSGQNSIEENVLIGNFALFGATGGQLYVNGQAGDRFGVRNSGAVAVIEGVGDFCCEYMTNGAIVNIGAYGKGFGNGMSGGTAYQYDPSGRISELCSQDSVTALQLGEDNALCKGQEQALLQHLTDHVTATSSLKVKALLDGWQTAKQHFYVLIPNALFQYHCADRIVQTLNRRAMLEELSQGWADQSVKTIKHAYQDYHNTNVSLFDGELPAYGDCDTDLVYRYISSAGILHRADQLVQKQHAQGYTEVSAHYLFDTLDHKLIDALAKDAKEALASYDDQALSCLLAQKRVQDYKEALSLREVCDSPAIGTSVWIIHRDKAVQQALREYRCLNELLATHYCHVLSEAVRYAA; encoded by the coding sequence ATGAAACGATATTTATTTGATAAAGACCTCGATAAGTCTAGTTGTGGTGTCGGCTTTATTACTCACAAGCAGAGCTTAAAAACACATCAACTTATCCAACACGCACATCAGGCACTATGTATGATCCCACATAGAGGTGGTATGAATGCCGAAGGAATTGGCGATGGCGCTGGTGTAAATATTGATTTATCTCTCACATTTTTTAGAAAAGTGACTCAACACTCAAACCTTGAATTAGGTGAGTTTGGCGTCGCCAACTTTTTCTTACCCAATGACATTGCCAATCGTGAAGAAGCAATATCATTGATTAATCGAGTCCTGACTGAACATAAACTAGAAGTCATAACAACACGAGATGTCGAGACGGATAGCTCTGTACTCAACCCTGACAGTCAAAAAGCACAATTAGTAATAAAACAATTTGTTTTTACAAGACCCGTTCATATTAGCAGTCAATCCGTTTTTGAGTCGCTAATACATCAAGCACTAGAAGATATTGAGCTTCATGCGTTTACCACCGAGTCTCTTCGCGGATTGTATCCACTATCAATGAGCTCACAAACGCAAGTATTGAAGGGTCGATTAAATAGCTGGGAAGTAATCCCCTATTTCAAAGATCTCAGCGATCCAGAACAGCAGGTTCACACTTTATTTTTTCATACTCGGTTTTCGACCAATACAGCGCCTAATCCTATGTTTGCGCAACCATTTCGAAGAATGGCACACAATGGCGAGTTAAATACTGATAGGAAAAACAGACTCAGTGAAAATGCCATCGCAAAATACAAAAACAAACGTTTAATATTTCCAGCAGGCCAATCGGACTCGGCTCGGCTTGATCAAACCCTTGCAAGGCGTGTTATCGAAGATGATATGCCGATTGATGTGGCTGCGCTGGCTATGATGCCTCCAGCTTGGGAAAACGATGAAAGCTTGTCTAAGCCTGTGCGTGCTATGCTTGAGTACTTCTCATTATATGAGGAAAAAAACGACGGCCCCGCTGCCTTTATTTTTGGCGACGGCGTAAAGGTTGGCGCACGATTAGATAGACTGGGGCTGAGACCACTTCGAAGCGTTGAAACCCATGACTATCTCGCAGTAATGAGCGAAGCTGGACAAATTGACTTTCCCGAAGAGGAAATTGTTCGTAGAGGCCGCATTGAAGCTGGCGGCATGATTGTCTTCGATCATCAACATAAAGAAATAAAACTTACAGCTCAAATCTTAGAAGAGCTCGCTGCAGAGCATGATTATACGGCCTTGTTAGACAAAGCAAGACTCACGCTAGAAGAGATCCCTGCTGTTGAATGTAGTGACTTGACGCAAAATGCTCAACTCAATATTGCAGCGCAGCATGTTGCATATAGCATGAACCAAGAAAGCTTTAAGTTTATGCTTGACCCAATGCTGCAAGATGGCTCTGAAAAAATATCAGCAATGGGCTATGGTCTGGCTCCCAATGTGCTTACTCGTGAAGAAGGAGGTGTATCACGCTACTTTAGTCAGCGTTTTGCACAAGTGACAAATCCGCCACTAGATAGCATTCGCGAAGTCGATGGCATGACATTGCGTGTAGCGCTGGGCGCAAAGCCCAATATTAGTCCAACTAGCCACCGCCAAATTGTGCTCAACTCACCGCTTTTAAAACCTCAAGATTTGGCGAAGATCACTACCCAAACAGCACTCAAGGTGAGTACTTTGCCTATGCTGTTTAATGTTGATCCAGAACATATAGACCATCAACAGCAATTGCTTGATGCACTCAAAACTCTGGCTTGTCGCGCCGAGCAATTAGCTCAAGACGGTTGCGATATTATCATCTTGAGTGACCAAGCGGTTACCCATCAGCAGGCCGCTATTCCGGCATTATTAGCTGTTGCGACCATTAATCAAAAATTAATCGCTGAGGGGCTACGCTTTAATACCAGCTTAGTTTGCCATACCGGTCAAGCTGCCAGCACCCATGATCTTGCTTGCCTACTTGGATTTGGTGCATCAGCTGTTTGCCCTATCACGGTCTACAATCGCGCTGTTGAACTATTCGAAAATGAACAAGCTGTGCTCGATGCACTGGCTCGGTATCAAAAAGCCGCTGAAAAAGCCTTGATGAAAACCATGGGTAAATTCGGCTTGTGTACCGTTGAGAGCTACATTGGCGGCGAGTTTTTTGAGGCCAACTTCATAGATACACACGATCCATTACTCAAAGTAATTTTCCCCAATATTCACTCTCCGGTTGGTGGGGCGCGCTTTAAAGACCTTGTCGAAAGTGCAGTGAGCTGGCATAAAAAAGTATTTGAAGTCCAAGCTGAAGATCAAATACCTGTACTCGGTTTATTCAAAGAGCGTGCGCAAGGTGCGGGTCACAGCTTTGGTACAACCGCCGTACGCGAATACATTAATATGACGGAAGAGAAAATCCAATATATTGATGAGTCTCAATTGGAATCCACCGACACTGGTGTGATCTTGCCTGACGACGATGGTTATAAGGACTTAGGTTTCGAAGCCAGAACACCTGAGCAAATTGCGCAATTTAAAATAACGCAAGCTTACAGAGAGTTCAGCCACAACTTACTAATTGAACGTCACCACCGGCCGGCGGCGCTGCGTGATGTGCTCGCCCTCCCCTTGGATTTTACCCAACTCAATAATACACAAGCATTTATTGATGCCCTCAAGTTGATTGAAATTTCGGGCTCCTTCCAAGTGCATGTAAGGGGATTAAATGTTGAACCTATCGCACAGCACAAATGGTTATTGAGCCATAGTGCCAATAATACAGATACCAATCACTGTCTGGCTGAGGCGCTCAACCAGCTATTCAAAACAGAAGTGTATGAAGTTCTACCAGCCAATGACAAAATACTCATTGAAACGCGAACTAACTCCACACTTGATAAACTATGTAGCAAATTAATAAGCGGTGCAGATCAAATTTCTCTTACTGATGTGCAACCCGCTCATGAGATCACAGCAACATTCGCCTCAGGTGCCATGAGCCATGGCGCATTGGTCGAAAAGGCCCATGAAGCCGTTGCACAAGGCACAAACATCGCTGGAGCCATGAGCAACTCAGGTGAAGGCGGCGAAAACTCGCGCCGCTACAATACGGTCAAAGCCAGTAAAATAAAACAGTTCGCCTCTGGACGCTTTGGCGTTTGGACTGGCTATCTTGCCGATCCTGCGCTGCAAGAAATCGAAATCAAAATTGGCCAAGGCGCAAAACCAGGCGAAGGTGGACAACTGCCAGCGCCAAAAGTCAACGTAGTGATCGCCGCTGCGAGAGGTGGCACGCCTGGCGTCGAGCTGGTCTCTCCTCCACCACATCATGACACCTATTCAATCGAAGATTTAGGTCAGTTAATTCATGATGCGAAAGCCGCGCGGGTACGTGTCATTGTCAAGCTAGTATCTTCTGAAGGCATTGGCACTATTGCTGTGGGTGTCGCCAAGGCTGGCGCAGATGTTATCAATGTCGCAGGTAATACCGGCGGTACAGGCGCTGCGCAAGTAACCAGTTTAAAACATACTGGGCGCGCTGCTGATATTGGCATCGCGGAAGTGCATCAAGCACTGGCCGAAAATGGCTTACGCGACAAAATAACGCTTCGCTGCTCTAATGCACACCAAACCGGTAGTGACGTGGTTAAATCAGCGATGCTTGGAGGGGATTCCTTTGAATTTGGTACCACCGCTCTGATGATGCTCAAATGTGTGATGGCCAAAAACTGTAATTTAAAATGCCCAGCTGGATTGACCACAAACCCAGAAGTATATCGTGGCGACCCAAGAGCGCTTGCACAGTACTTTATGAATGTGGCCCACGAAGTTCGTGAAATCTTAGCCAGCATTGGTTATCGCTCTTTAGCTGAAATTCGAGGACGCTCAGATCTTTTGCATTTAGTATCTCACCCTGCCATGGTCGGTAAGCTAGATATGACAGCAATGCTCAAACCTGCTCAAGAAATAAAGATTACTACACCAATTTATTTGGAAGCCAATTTTGATATCGACAGTACATGGTTACAACAATTAGAAAGTCATTTTCTTGCCACCAAGCTAACACAGTTTGAAAGCGAGCCAGTCAAGCTTAACAACTGTAATAAAACCGTGGGTGGTCAATTGGCTATCGACATTGAGCGTATTTTGAATTACCGCTTATCGGATACCGACATTGAAAACCACCCCGCCATAATGTGCCTTGAAAATGGCCGTAAAACACTCAAGCCTAATAGCATTAAACTGCATACCACCGGCTCTGCGGGTCAAAGTTATGGTGCTTTTAATAACTCAGGCATGCTATTAAGACATATAGGCACTTGTAATGATGGCGTAGGAAAAGGAGCAAGTGGCGGACAAATCATTGTCAGCAGTGGCCAAAATTCAATCGAAGAAAATGTCCTCATTGGAAACTTTGCCTTGTTTGGTGCAACAGGTGGGCAGCTTTACGTCAATGGTCAAGCGGGAGATCGATTTGGCGTAAGAAACTCAGGTGCCGTTGCTGTAATTGAAGGCGTTGGCGACTTTTGCTGCGAGTATATGACCAATGGTGCCATTGTGAATATCGGCGCATATGGAAAGGGCTTTGGTAACGGCATGAGCGGGGGTACCGCTTATCAGTATGACCCGTCAGGTCGGATAAGTGAGCTGTGCTCTCAAGATTCAGTCACCGCTTTGCAACTAGGAGAAGACAACGCGCTTTGCAAAGGACAAGAGCAAGCATTATTACAACACTTAACTGATCATGTTACAGCAACAAGTTCCTTAAAAGTTAAGGCGCTTTTGGATGGCTGGCAAACAGCCAAGCAACACTTTTATGTGTTAATCCCAAATGCGCTGTTCCAGTATCACTGTGCGGATCGCATTGTGCAAACGCTCAATAGACGAGCCATGTTGGAAGAGCTATCACAAGGCTGGGCTGATCAGTCAGTTAAAACAATAAAGCATGCATATCAAGACTATCACAACACCAATGTCAGCTTATTTGACGGCGAACTTCCTGCATATGGTGACTGCGATACCGATCTTGTTTATCGATACATTAGCAGCGCAGGAATTTTGCACAGAGCAGATCAGCTGGTGCAAAAGCAACATGCGCAAGGCTATACAGAGGTAAGCGCACATTATTTGTTTGATACTTTAGACCACAAACTCATCGATGCCTTGGCTAAAGATGCCAAAGAAGCACTTGCCAGTTATGACGACCAAGCGCTTAGTTGCTTACTGGCGCAAAAGCGTGTGCAAGACTACAAAGAAGCTCTCTCACTCAGGGAGGTATGTGACTCACCAGCGATTGGAACAAGCGTGTGGATCATTCACAGAGACAAAGCGGTACAACAAGCCTTACGTGAATACCGTTGTTTAAATGAGTTACTCGCCACACATTATTGCCATGTACTTTCAGAAGCCGTCAGATACGCTGCGTAA
- the trpS gene encoding tryptophan--tRNA ligase yields MTHTILTGDRPTGPLHLGHFVGSLQHRVSLQEEYNQTILIADMQGLTDNGHNPKKVADNIFNVMADYLAVGICPTKTTICLQSALPALAELAMYYANLVSVARLERNPTVKAEIASKDFGASIPAGFLSYPISQAADITAFDATLVPVGEDQLPMIELTNEIVRKLNNVAGKQVLIEAKPLLSEVSRLPGVDGKSKMSKSLGNVITFGSTDDEIVKAVRAMYTDPNHIRVDDPGQVEGNVVFTYLDAFHEDKSYVAALKEHYCRGGLGDSKLKGVLADCLVNLITPIRAKRAQYIADPAQLRAILLAGTEQANQKSQQVLGRVKQAFGLNIL; encoded by the coding sequence ATGACACATACCATTTTGACCGGTGATAGACCAACCGGACCATTGCATTTAGGCCACTTTGTAGGTTCTTTGCAGCACCGTGTATCTTTGCAAGAAGAGTATAATCAAACAATTTTGATCGCGGATATGCAGGGGTTAACAGATAATGGTCATAACCCCAAAAAAGTTGCAGACAACATCTTTAATGTTATGGCTGATTATTTGGCCGTCGGCATTTGCCCAACTAAAACCACAATTTGTTTGCAATCAGCGCTTCCTGCATTAGCCGAGCTTGCTATGTATTACGCAAACCTTGTTAGTGTCGCTCGATTAGAGCGTAACCCAACAGTTAAAGCGGAAATTGCCAGCAAAGACTTTGGCGCTTCTATTCCCGCTGGATTTTTAAGTTACCCGATAAGCCAAGCGGCGGATATCACAGCATTTGACGCAACACTGGTGCCTGTAGGTGAAGATCAACTCCCCATGATTGAATTGACTAACGAGATTGTGCGTAAACTTAACAATGTTGCCGGTAAGCAAGTTTTAATCGAGGCCAAGCCGTTATTGAGTGAGGTATCCCGACTACCTGGCGTTGATGGTAAATCCAAAATGTCGAAATCGCTTGGTAATGTGATCACCTTTGGTAGTACTGATGATGAAATAGTCAAAGCTGTACGCGCTATGTATACAGATCCTAATCATATTCGTGTAGATGATCCCGGTCAGGTTGAGGGAAATGTTGTATTTACTTACTTGGATGCTTTCCATGAAGATAAAAGCTATGTAGCAGCACTCAAAGAGCATTACTGTCGAGGCGGCTTGGGAGACAGCAAATTAAAAGGCGTATTAGCAGACTGTTTAGTGAATTTGATCACCCCAATTCGAGCTAAACGAGCACAATACATTGCTGATCCTGCGCAGCTGAGAGCAATTTTGTTGGCTGGCACAGAACAGGCAAATCAAAAATCACAGCAAGTACTAGGGAGAGTGAAGCAGGCGTTTGGTTTGAATATTCTTTGA
- the vioE gene encoding violacein biosynthesis enzyme VioE: MDLQKQKQRPKLPTQWSTSYVSYWQPMQPEDHITSGYCWFDYTRNVCRIDGLFNPWSEEKTGHRLWMSEIMYPATNESFKSKVAYGREHMDKQSTFEEQVLNDEVDPCHELILTQDVLELCDAQFQGTCEVLGFEADIWHFQRPNGKGPATYYFKADTNQLLRMVTGDPQKMASVRDFPNFNTREIDPDIFQHVPLKQPE, translated from the coding sequence ATGGACCTGCAAAAACAAAAGCAGCGACCAAAGCTACCTACTCAGTGGAGCACCAGCTATGTTTCTTACTGGCAGCCTATGCAACCAGAAGATCACATTACATCTGGTTATTGCTGGTTTGACTATACCCGCAACGTGTGCAGAATTGACGGTCTGTTCAATCCATGGTCTGAAGAAAAGACAGGTCACAGGTTGTGGATGTCTGAAATCATGTACCCTGCAACTAACGAATCTTTCAAATCAAAAGTTGCATATGGCCGTGAACATATGGACAAGCAGAGCACTTTTGAAGAGCAAGTCTTAAACGACGAAGTTGACCCGTGCCACGAGTTAATTCTAACGCAAGATGTACTCGAATTGTGTGACGCTCAGTTCCAAGGAACATGCGAGGTATTAGGGTTTGAAGCTGATATTTGGCATTTCCAACGCCCCAATGGTAAAGGTCCAGCCACATATTACTTCAAAGCAGATACCAATCAACTTTTAAGAATGGTCACAGGTGACCCTCAAAAAATGGCTTCAGTTCGGGATTTCCCTAATTTCAATACCCGTGAAATAGATCCGGATATCTTCCAACATGTGCCATTAAAACAACCTGAATAA